Below is a genomic region from Neurospora crassa OR74A linkage group VII, whole genome shotgun sequence.
TCTCATTTCCTCGAAGACAAGATCGCGTCCAAGACATCAAAGGAGGTATACTCCAGTAGTTCTATGCCGGCACACAACATCGTATCTGTCCTACTACAGACACCCAACACTTCACAAATATTCAAGGCCATTCCCAAGCCGACACAGAACTCATATTCACCATCCAAAACTCAATCATGGGACATGCTCCTTTACCTCAGCCGAGCCGCCCAGCTTGTTTTCGTTGGTGCTGCGCCTACCAAGGCCAGTCGTGTCATGCTCAGTGTGGTTGACCACCTTCTCGGCAGCGGCATTGGCCTGTCTTTGAAGGTCCTCGCCCTCGAACATGAAGGTAAGCTCTTCGAGCGTCCGACCCATGGTTTCAGGGAACATGAAGTAAACAAAGCAGACCTCGAATGCGAGCCAGCAGCAGTACGAGATGAGGTACTTCCAGCCAACATTCTTGAGACCGATGGGGTTGACAaaggtggtgaagaagcCGGCCAAACGACCAAAGAGCTGGAAGACGGCGATACCACGGGAGCGCTCGGCATAGGGCCAGACTTCCACCATGTAGGCTGCCCTTTGAGTTAGTGATATCAACCTCTGAACGGAACATGATGTTCAACTTACTGTAGGTCAGGGCGTTATAACCCATGTTATAGCACGGCGAATACATgtagatgaagaagagggtggcGATGTTGGCCCCGTTATTGGGTGTGCCATTCGCCTTGCCTGTCATGGCGCGCTCCATGGAGACAGTCCATGCGATATAGCACAGCAGCAAGCTGATGGTGCAGGCCATGTACATGATACGACGTCTGATACGGGTGACAAGGAGCGAGACAGTCACACCGCAGAACAAACTCCAGCAGGCGATGGAGACGTTGATCTTTTGGATAAAGGTCGAGTCGGTGAAGCCAATCATCTTGAGGAGGTCGCCGAGGAAGTAGGAGATCAGGGTGTTTCCGGACCACTGGGTGAAGAGACCGAGCATGGACGAGATGAGAAGACGCTTGCGCATGCCCGGGGTCCGGAGGAGATCCATCCACGAGCTCTTGGAGACGGTTTCGTATTCGAGACGAATGACGGCTTGCATCTGGGCGAACTCGGCGGCGACAAATTCCTCACCGCGCTCCATTTCTCCGTGGTACTTTTTCAGAATGTCGTGGGCTTCTTGAGAGCGGTCTTTGGTGATTAGCCAGCGGGGACTCTCGGGGATGAAACTGCATTTTCTCAAGTCAGCGAATTCCGTTCTTTGGCCAACAAGACCCATGACTCAAGACGTACAAGACAAAGGCAAGTTGAAGCAGTGAAGGACAAATCTGGAGAAGCGAGGGGATTCTCCAGCCCCAATTGCTTGCGATGCTATTGGTGCCAAAGACAATGGCGGCAGCAACGATTTGCCCGACGAAATAGGACACGTTGAAGAGCGAGGTCAAGACGGGACGCTCTTTCGGGTAGGCAAGTTCGCCGATCAGGGAGGAGCCGGAGACGATGCAAGTGGGGATGCCGAAGCCGAGAATCATACGGGCGACGATGTACATGCCGactgttgatgatggcggtCAGTGTTGGCGTTTTCATGGTAATAAGGACAGAGAGGTGCTTACCATGCTGGGAGAAACCCTGAATGATGGCGCCCACAATCATGACGATGGAACCGAGAGCGATGGACCATCTTCGACCGAACCTGTCGTTGATGATGGGTACCAGGGGAAGAGACAAGATGGCACCAAGAGAGTATGCTGCGCTGATGATGCCTTTGAGAGCACCCTGCGGGTTGTCAAAGTCTGCAATACTGTGGTTAGCAACTGGAACCAGGACGGCACTACATCCATGTACCGCCCGGGCTGGCAGGCAGCAAAAGCAAAGAACGATTGAGGACTGGAGTAAAGATAAGAAAGAAGACTTGTTCCACTTACACTGGATCCAAGACTCCAAAATCTGCAGGGCGTTGATCATCTGGGAATCAAACCCCGACGTCAACTCGATGCCCATACATGTCGGGAAGAGCATAAAGTAGAGGAATCGCAGGTTGGGTTTCTTGTACCACGGGATTGGGTCCTCTTTGGCGAGGCGGGAGATGACGGGGTCGGAACCCCCAAAGTCACCACCTGCACCGCCCATTTTGAGATGATTATGTCGATGTCGGCCTCTGTTTTGCtactgctgttgctggtagGAGTGCTGTTGgtaggagaggaggagggagaggttcGAGTTGCCCAAGGTTGGCGGCtgagatggtgatggttggaAAGTGGAAAGCAAGAGAGCAGAGGGGACAGGagtctgtctgtctggaTGGCAGCCGGTAGTCTATCTATGTATGAATTGCACTTTGAACCGTGGACCGGCTGCCTGGATTCGATACTCTGGTTCAGCTACCTTCAGAGCAACCAGGTGATAGGTTGCGACTCCGCACATATATCAAACCGTCCGGAGGATCATGTACACTACCCCATCCCTGGCAggatgtagtgtacatacaaCCACGGATCACTGTATCCTTAAGGCATGGCACACCTCGTTCGTTCGTGTGCGGGGAGGGAACACGGAAAGACTAATTCGGTACCGCACTCGATTTAACGAATCATGATGGTTGTTCCCCCACACCACAACCGGCACACCAAGCCTTCCCCAACTTTACTCTAACCGCTTCCGGGGATACTGGGCGACTAGGCGGGGGGGAACCATTGTTGGGTTGACAGCCTGAGGTGCCTAACTCTATCCGGTCGAAGATGACCAATGAGACTTGACATTGATGTTGCACATGCGCCGCCGCACGCCGCCGTCGTGTCGTCTtaccccatcccatcccatgaTTTACCTACTGGGTACACATAAAGATGGGGTTCTGGGGTTCTGGGGTTCTGGGGCAACCTCCCTGTTTTGCATGTACCGAGCGCTTGGCATTTTGTGGAGGTCTGGAGGAAGTCTGGGGTGGGATGGGGTAGAGAAGTAAAGAAAGGCTGCGGATTGGGTGATGACAcggaaagggaggggggtAGACAGGCTTCCCCGGATAAATACCATGCAGTGTACTCACATGTGTAGATACCAAGCCGGGATAGAGGCTATTTGAGCCGTTAGCGTGTTTCCTGGTATGCCTGGATTGGACTGTCATCGTTCCTTTTTTCGAGCCCGATTGGAAAGACAAGGGAAAGATACTGGATGCGAAGATTTGAGTTGACATACGTAGTTCATATGCGAACCAATACGGACATGACTGGAATATTGGCGAACGGAGGCCAAGAAACTCCAAAGAGGAGAG
It encodes:
- a CDS encoding MFS sugar transporter — its product is MGGAGGDFGGSDPVISRLAKEDPIPWYKKPNLRFLYFMLFPTCMGIELTSGFDSQMINALQILESWIQYFDNPQGALKGIISAAYSLGAILSLPLVPIINDRFGRRWSIALGSIVMIVGAIIQGFSQHVGMYIVARMILGFGIPTCIVSGSSLIGELAYPKERPVLTSLFNVSYFVGQIVAAAIVFGTNSIASNWGWRIPSLLQICPSLLQLAFVFFIPESPRWLITKDRSQEAHDILKKYHGEMERGEEFVAAEFAQMQAVIRLEYETVSKSSWMDLLRTPGMRKRLLISSMLGLFTQWSGNTLISYFLGDLLKMIGFTDSTFIQKINVSIACWSLFCGVTVSLLVTRIRRRIMYMACTISLLLCYIAWTVSMERAMTGKANGTPNNGANIATLFFIYMYSPCYNMGYNALTYTYMVEVWPYAERSRGIAVFQLFGRLAGFFTTFVNPIGLKNVGWKYLISYCCWLAFEVCFVYFMFPETMGRTLEELTFMFEGEDLQRQANAAAEKVVNHTEHDTTGLGRRSTNENKLGGSAEVKEHVP